From the genome of Spirosomataceae bacterium TFI 002, one region includes:
- a CDS encoding WD40-like Beta Propeller Repeat — MIRHLIFFILSLVSSLTFAQEVLWANKVIEVSSEKTDPQYSPRNRGMQILGRPNVYPQTIVSYCAWQPSGSSFGEDYIHVSFEKAIVPKTVAIAETHNPGGIARIFGYTASKEEILLYQNSENRPKLSGRLWNVSVDAQGKKIVSIKLLINHMMAKGEKQIDAIAMSTESSIKADINLAADMPENLVKENLGTSINSRNGEVAPIITPDGKTLFFTRIGHPDNIHDKKNGANIAQDIWYSKMGTNGIWANAANIGSPINDDKDNAAATVSADGKNLYILNVYKNGNLSLGLSKTTFKNGKWSYPEEVKIDYFQALGTLNKETNENEIKIEFSISHDEKVLIMGLKRNESYGGKDLYVSFLKSDGNYSKPLNLGQSINSAEDEGSPFLSIDKNTLYFNSKGHAGYGSADIFVSKRLDSTWNNWSEPKNLGPSINSPFWDGYFTLPASGDFAYLSTKDNSIGEEDIFKLSLFNSIKPNPVALLRFKIKDEISNTYFGEKPKISVDIDSIDIESIVFDYDEETNEFSGFVPLGGKYTFSFVKDGYLEKSQVIDLSREKNYIEIDRVFSLTPMKAGQKMVLENVQFEQGKYEINESSYDELKKMIELMQKYQDMVVLLEGHTDNQGDFTLNVQLAKDRVNEVRKYMIEKGGINGKRIQTKSWGPMKPLSSNSTPEMREKNRRVEFTILKM; from the coding sequence ATGATCCGACATTTAATTTTCTTTATTCTCTCCCTAGTTTCCTCACTTACATTTGCTCAAGAAGTTTTATGGGCAAATAAAGTTATTGAGGTTTCGTCGGAGAAAACTGACCCACAATACTCTCCAAGAAATAGAGGAATGCAAATTCTTGGCAGGCCAAATGTATACCCACAAACAATCGTATCTTATTGTGCATGGCAACCGAGTGGAAGCTCATTTGGAGAAGATTACATTCATGTCTCCTTTGAGAAAGCAATAGTTCCAAAAACTGTTGCAATTGCTGAAACCCATAACCCAGGCGGCATTGCCAGGATATTTGGTTATACAGCATCCAAAGAAGAAATTTTACTCTATCAAAACTCCGAAAACCGACCTAAATTAAGTGGACGATTGTGGAATGTTAGTGTAGATGCTCAAGGCAAGAAAATAGTTTCTATTAAACTACTCATCAATCATATGATGGCAAAAGGTGAAAAGCAAATAGATGCCATTGCGATGAGTACTGAATCAAGCATAAAAGCAGATATCAATTTAGCTGCTGACATGCCTGAGAATCTCGTAAAAGAAAACTTGGGAACATCTATAAACTCCAGAAATGGCGAAGTCGCTCCCATAATAACTCCAGATGGAAAAACCTTATTTTTCACTCGAATAGGTCACCCTGACAATATCCACGATAAAAAGAACGGAGCAAATATCGCCCAAGACATATGGTACTCTAAAATGGGTACCAATGGAATATGGGCAAATGCCGCAAATATAGGATCACCAATAAATGATGACAAGGACAATGCTGCAGCTACAGTCTCTGCTGATGGGAAAAACTTGTATATCCTTAATGTCTACAAAAACGGAAACTTATCACTTGGTTTATCAAAGACAACATTCAAGAATGGTAAATGGAGCTACCCAGAAGAAGTAAAAATTGACTATTTCCAAGCCTTGGGTACTTTGAATAAAGAAACGAACGAAAATGAAATCAAAATTGAGTTTTCAATTAGTCATGACGAAAAAGTCCTAATCATGGGGCTGAAAAGAAATGAAAGCTATGGTGGCAAGGACCTTTATGTATCTTTCTTAAAATCAGATGGAAACTACAGTAAACCACTAAATCTGGGCCAAAGTATTAACTCAGCTGAGGATGAAGGTTCACCATTTTTATCTATCGACAAAAACACACTATATTTTAATTCCAAAGGTCACGCTGGTTATGGAAGTGCTGATATTTTTGTTTCGAAAAGGTTAGATAGTACATGGAACAATTGGAGCGAACCTAAAAACTTAGGCCCATCTATTAATTCACCATTTTGGGATGGTTACTTTACCCTACCAGCTAGTGGAGACTTTGCGTATTTAAGTACTAAAGACAACTCAATTGGTGAAGAAGACATTTTCAAGCTCAGCCTTTTCAACTCTATTAAGCCAAACCCAGTTGCACTCCTTCGTTTCAAAATCAAAGATGAGATAAGCAATACTTACTTTGGAGAAAAACCAAAAATCAGTGTCGATATTGACTCTATAGATATTGAAAGCATTGTTTTTGACTATGATGAGGAAACAAATGAGTTTAGCGGCTTTGTACCGCTAGGAGGAAAATATACGTTCAGTTTCGTAAAAGATGGATATTTAGAAAAATCCCAAGTTATAGACCTAAGTCGAGAGAAAAACTATATTGAAATCGACAGAGTTTTTTCTCTTACTCCCATGAAGGCTGGTCAAAAGATGGTTTTAGAAAATGTCCAATTTGAACAGGGTAAATACGAAATCAACGAAAGCTCCTATGACGAATTGAAAAAAATGATTGAACTCATGCAGAAATACCAAGACATGGTCGTACTACTTGAGGGACACACCGACAATCAAGGTGACTTTACATTGAACGTACAACTAGCTAAAGACCGAGTAAATGAAGTAAGAAAATACATGATTGAGAAGGGTGGAATAAATGGAAAAAGAATTCAAACCAAGTCATGGGGGCCTATGAAACCACTTAGCAGTAACTCAACACCCGAAATGCGTGAGAAAAACAGAAGGGTGGAGTTCACCATATTGAAAATGTAA
- a CDS encoding OmpA family protein codes for MKKTIVFSILSIILSVGTAFSQITTFERNGWELSGGFGFDQFQKTFSQSNEIIKERGNYLNFSTAKYWKVIGLNASARYTFNRTSSYLKTVTSQSVPNDFLVGLSESVTPLDRIDLAVGPMLRLPFIKDKLIFNIGAEGGMSLTNGAQLISESNINNVWNDKGFDMAFIPFARPKANLSFQMADQWALGFSGHYSKYFKDSDLEYRPLGINLATDTYSMDSWGFGVNITYILGKTTTTVPEKKKEPIVKNIKVKVVDKETEEPLRNSRVFLTNEYGVVFRGLTDDNGEFTYEKLPQGKYTMYGLLNEVKTPVSDILPADFETSGENVEVTLLHFDPRFTLNGLTINKGSGNPEGLVYVVLKNGNTQKEELAISKKENGTFSFQLDPETDYSIFGRKDNFISEIEKVTTKGLERSKTLYTQLAIGLEEVELGKVINLENIYYDLDRAVIREDASKDLLKLVQFMVDNPKIRIELGSHTDSRGKDEYNYALSQARAQSVVNFLINRGISPGRLIAKGFGESKLVNRCADGVDCTEAEHQKNRRTEFIVIE; via the coding sequence ATGAAAAAAACAATTGTTTTTTCAATCCTATCAATAATTCTTAGTGTTGGAACTGCATTCTCTCAAATCACAACATTTGAAAGAAATGGCTGGGAACTAAGTGGTGGATTTGGCTTTGATCAATTTCAAAAAACATTTAGCCAAAGCAATGAAATTATTAAAGAAAGGGGTAATTACCTTAATTTTTCTACTGCAAAATACTGGAAAGTAATAGGGCTTAATGCAAGTGCAAGGTACACCTTTAACAGGACCTCTAGCTACCTCAAAACAGTAACTAGCCAGTCCGTTCCTAATGATTTTTTAGTTGGCTTGAGCGAAAGTGTTACTCCCTTAGATAGAATTGACCTAGCAGTGGGGCCTATGCTAAGGTTGCCTTTTATAAAAGATAAACTGATTTTTAACATTGGGGCAGAAGGCGGCATGAGCCTTACCAATGGTGCTCAACTTATTTCGGAATCAAATATCAATAACGTATGGAATGATAAAGGATTCGACATGGCATTCATTCCTTTTGCAAGACCAAAAGCTAACCTTAGCTTTCAAATGGCTGACCAATGGGCCCTTGGGTTTTCGGGACACTATTCCAAATACTTTAAAGATAGCGACCTTGAATACCGACCACTTGGTATTAATCTCGCAACCGATACTTATTCCATGGACTCTTGGGGTTTTGGCGTGAACATCACTTATATATTAGGTAAAACAACCACCACAGTACCAGAAAAAAAGAAAGAACCTATAGTAAAAAACATAAAAGTAAAAGTTGTTGATAAAGAAACAGAAGAGCCGCTCAGGAACTCAAGAGTGTTTCTAACCAATGAATATGGCGTTGTTTTCAGAGGTCTTACCGATGATAACGGAGAATTTACTTACGAGAAATTGCCTCAAGGCAAATACACCATGTACGGTTTATTAAATGAAGTGAAAACTCCTGTATCGGATATTCTCCCAGCGGACTTTGAGACTAGTGGCGAAAATGTTGAAGTAACCTTACTGCACTTTGATCCACGATTCACTCTTAACGGACTAACCATAAATAAAGGCAGCGGTAACCCCGAAGGTCTTGTGTATGTAGTACTTAAAAACGGTAATACTCAAAAAGAAGAGCTTGCAATTTCAAAAAAAGAAAATGGAACATTTTCTTTTCAGCTGGACCCTGAAACTGATTATAGCATTTTTGGTCGCAAAGATAATTTTATCTCTGAAATAGAAAAGGTAACAACCAAAGGGCTTGAAAGGTCAAAAACGCTTTACACTCAACTGGCTATAGGTTTAGAAGAAGTTGAACTAGGAAAAGTCATCAATTTGGAAAACATCTACTACGATCTCGATAGAGCAGTAATAAGGGAAGATGCATCTAAAGATTTATTGAAGCTTGTTCAATTTATGGTTGACAATCCAAAAATCAGAATTGAATTGGGTTCACACACAGATTCTCGTGGAAAAGACGAATACAATTATGCACTTTCTCAAGCAAGGGCACAAAGTGTTGTGAACTTCTTGATTAATAGAGGAATCAGCCCAGGCAGATTAATTGCTAAGGGTTTTGGAGAAAGCAAACTAGTAAATAGATGTGCGGATGGCGTAGACTGTACCGAAGCAGAACATCAAAAAAATCGTCGTACCGAATTTATTGTTATTGAATAG
- a CDS encoding Glycosyltransferase, catalytic subunit of cellulose synthase and poly-beta-1,6-N-acetylglucosamine synthase, which translates to MELNLLNIAIYLYAPLCIVFSVLWVSKLSKKTKSSKNHLPFSILIPVRNEAKNIERLISSIIALNYPKDKYELILIDDYSEDDTQSLAEKSLSQSGLNYLIIKNDITNGSPKKRAITKAIELAKYEHIICTDGDCEIPKNWLNSFNKIYEQNDAMFVSGPVTFLEPSESSFWRVLWNRLQVVEFASLVGAGASAIWLKSPNMCSGANISYTKSAFRLVDGYTGNEQIASGDDEFLMHKIAAIDAEKIFYNADQDAVILTNDQSNLKSFYSQRKRWAGKWTFYKSIVPKLLAIFIFGVNVSTIWAMFTLDFETLTIRWIAEILFLVPVLLFLKKWKEIWYIIPLQFIYPFYVLIFGMSSIQKDSYTWKGRKLS; encoded by the coding sequence GTGGAGCTTAATTTGTTAAATATCGCCATATATTTATATGCTCCGCTTTGCATAGTGTTTTCTGTGCTTTGGGTAAGTAAACTTTCAAAAAAGACTAAATCAAGTAAAAATCACCTCCCTTTCTCTATCCTAATTCCAGTAAGAAATGAGGCAAAAAATATTGAAAGATTAATCAGTTCTATCATAGCACTCAACTACCCAAAAGACAAGTATGAACTGATCCTTATCGACGACTACAGTGAAGATGACACTCAATCTTTGGCAGAAAAATCTCTTTCACAATCAGGATTGAACTATCTCATTATTAAAAATGACATCACCAATGGTTCACCAAAAAAAAGAGCAATTACAAAAGCCATTGAACTTGCAAAATATGAGCATATCATTTGTACAGATGGTGATTGCGAAATACCCAAAAATTGGCTGAACTCATTCAACAAGATTTATGAGCAAAATGATGCCATGTTTGTAAGTGGACCAGTTACTTTTTTAGAACCTTCAGAAAGTTCATTTTGGAGAGTACTATGGAATAGACTACAGGTCGTAGAATTTGCCAGCTTAGTAGGTGCTGGTGCCTCTGCCATTTGGCTAAAAAGCCCCAATATGTGCAGTGGAGCAAATATCTCTTATACCAAATCTGCATTTAGATTGGTAGATGGTTACACTGGAAATGAACAAATAGCATCTGGAGACGATGAATTTTTAATGCATAAAATCGCAGCCATAGATGCAGAAAAAATCTTCTACAATGCAGATCAAGATGCGGTCATATTGACCAATGATCAATCCAATTTAAAGAGCTTTTATAGTCAAAGAAAACGATGGGCCGGGAAGTGGACATTTTATAAATCTATTGTCCCTAAATTGTTGGCAATTTTCATCTTCGGCGTTAATGTATCCACCATTTGGGCCATGTTCACCTTAGACTTTGAGACATTAACAATCCGTTGGATTGCAGAAATCCTATTCCTAGTTCCAGTTTTACTTTTCCTCAAAAAATGGAAAGAAATATGGTACATTATCCCACTTCAGTTTATTTATCCATTCTATGTACTTATTTTTGGTATGTCTTCAATTCAGAAAGACTCTTACACTTGGAAAGGACGAAAACTATCGTAA
- a CDS encoding Predicted dehydrogenase, whose translation MNRKDFIKTSLLGAAALSSTPFITYANKSTYRCVLIGSGWWGMNILRVALQSGTIKVTAICDVDDAQLKLAQDEIRKVSSDKPKEYKDFRECIAKEKPEIVINATPDHWHALIAIAAMKSGAHVFLEKPISHTVKEGTAIQKAARDNDRICIVDFHRRYSPHNVSGMNFLKSGKVGKINEVRAFVNYGQGVGTLEEEMNAPAGLDWDMYCGPSKLVNYNPKIHPKGFRFYSEFANGLIGDWGPHWFDQILWWTDEKAPKKIFSSGQGGLKNTHADTWETQLAIFEFEDFHMTWEHNMLNPKKERKTEVWGTYFYGTNGTFFMGWRDGWKYFPNNNDPISEEKAQLNNPDGQNIDLVWADFIKSIESGKLPHADIEHGRQATNMCLLANLSAKIGRSIEWDHGKDMILNDPDANKLLLRNYRGEWEYPV comes from the coding sequence ATGAATCGTAAAGACTTTATAAAAACTTCATTACTTGGAGCGGCCGCTTTGAGTTCTACGCCATTTATTACTTATGCTAACAAATCTACCTACCGCTGTGTACTCATTGGTTCTGGTTGGTGGGGGATGAACATTCTTCGTGTTGCTTTACAATCTGGAACGATTAAGGTTACAGCAATTTGTGATGTTGATGATGCTCAGCTCAAGCTTGCTCAAGATGAAATTCGCAAAGTTTCCAGCGATAAACCAAAGGAATATAAAGACTTCAGAGAATGCATTGCCAAAGAAAAACCTGAAATAGTGATTAATGCAACACCGGATCACTGGCATGCCCTTATTGCTATTGCCGCAATGAAATCTGGTGCCCACGTTTTCTTAGAAAAACCAATTTCGCATACAGTAAAAGAAGGAACAGCTATTCAAAAAGCAGCTCGTGACAATGATAGAATCTGTATTGTAGACTTTCATAGAAGATACTCACCGCATAATGTAAGTGGTATGAATTTCCTAAAATCTGGGAAAGTTGGGAAGATAAACGAGGTAAGGGCATTTGTGAACTATGGCCAAGGTGTGGGTACTTTGGAAGAAGAAATGAATGCTCCAGCTGGTTTAGATTGGGACATGTATTGTGGGCCTTCAAAATTGGTCAATTACAATCCAAAAATTCACCCAAAAGGTTTTAGGTTTTATAGTGAATTTGCCAATGGGCTCATTGGAGATTGGGGACCACATTGGTTCGATCAAATCCTATGGTGGACCGATGAAAAAGCACCCAAAAAGATATTTAGCTCTGGACAAGGTGGGCTTAAAAATACTCATGCTGATACTTGGGAGACTCAACTAGCCATTTTTGAATTTGAAGACTTTCACATGACTTGGGAACATAATATGCTGAACCCTAAAAAAGAACGTAAAACGGAAGTATGGGGGACGTACTTTTATGGTACTAACGGTACTTTTTTCATGGGTTGGAGAGATGGGTGGAAGTATTTTCCAAATAATAACGATCCTATCTCAGAAGAAAAAGCACAGCTCAATAATCCAGATGGTCAGAATATTGACCTAGTATGGGCAGACTTTATCAAATCAATCGAAAGTGGAAAACTACCACATGCAGATATAGAGCATGGTCGTCAGGCTACAAATATGTGTTTACTAGCAAACCTCTCTGCTAAAATTGGACGTTCCATTGAGTGGGATCATGGAAAAGACATGATTCTCAATGACCCTGATGCCAATAAATTATTGCTTCGCAATTATAGAGGAGAATGGGAGTATCCGGTATGA
- a CDS encoding Peptidoglycan/xylan/chitin deacetylase, PgdA/CDA1 family, whose product MLPFKTPKLIRILKPSLEWKIQTTSEPTIYLTFDDGPIPEVTEFVLRTLSQFNAKATFFCIGENIKKHPKVFEKILVADHSIGNHTFNHLKGSNTETAHYLENTMLCDEIIEQEMGRPTLLFRPPYGRLKESQRKAILKEKQIIMWDVLSQDYDQDLDKKTCCKKVIEHTEDGSIVLFHDSLKARLNMEHSLPLILSHFSKQGYRFKSIPN is encoded by the coding sequence ATGCTACCATTCAAAACTCCAAAGCTTATTAGGATACTCAAACCAAGTTTAGAATGGAAAATTCAGACTACCAGTGAACCTACTATATACCTCACTTTTGATGATGGCCCCATTCCAGAAGTAACAGAATTTGTACTTCGAACTTTGTCTCAATTTAATGCTAAAGCAACTTTTTTTTGCATCGGAGAAAATATCAAAAAGCATCCTAAGGTTTTTGAAAAAATATTAGTAGCAGACCATTCGATAGGCAATCATACTTTCAATCATTTAAAAGGCTCAAACACTGAAACAGCCCATTATTTAGAAAACACAATGTTATGCGATGAAATAATTGAGCAGGAAATGGGAAGGCCTACTTTATTGTTTCGTCCTCCATATGGTCGTTTAAAAGAATCGCAGCGAAAGGCCATTTTGAAAGAAAAGCAAATAATCATGTGGGATGTACTCAGTCAAGATTACGATCAAGATTTGGACAAAAAAACATGTTGTAAAAAAGTGATTGAGCATACCGAAGACGGATCCATTGTGCTGTTCCACGACAGCCTCAAAGCGAGACTAAATATGGAGCACTCCCTTCCTTTGATTCTTTCTCATTTTAGCAAGCAAGGGTACCGCTTTAAATCTATACCAAATTAA
- a CDS encoding Holliday junction endonuclease RuvC yields MSTNIAEKIILGVDPGTRVMGYGLISVKGSQLSLINYGVIRLEKLGSHEAKLKRIFERITSLIEEFLPDEMAIEAPFYGPNVQSMLKLGRAQGVAMAAGLAREVSIVEYLPKKVKQSVCGNGNAGKEQVAYMVEKLLNEELDKKFLDATDALAVAICHFMHAKTKALTGNNSSKKGWAAFVSENKGRVKGGT; encoded by the coding sequence GTGTCCACAAATATAGCTGAAAAAATAATCCTTGGAGTTGATCCCGGAACCAGAGTAATGGGATATGGTTTGATTTCTGTAAAGGGAAGTCAACTAAGTTTGATTAATTATGGTGTGATTAGGCTAGAAAAGCTAGGTTCTCATGAAGCCAAACTGAAGCGAATATTTGAAAGAATCACTTCCTTAATAGAAGAATTTTTGCCTGACGAAATGGCAATTGAGGCTCCTTTTTATGGCCCAAATGTGCAATCCATGCTAAAGCTGGGTAGGGCACAGGGTGTAGCAATGGCTGCCGGTTTAGCAAGAGAAGTTAGCATCGTGGAGTATCTGCCCAAAAAGGTTAAGCAAAGTGTATGTGGAAACGGAAATGCTGGAAAAGAGCAAGTTGCCTACATGGTAGAAAAGCTGCTCAATGAAGAGCTCGACAAGAAGTTTTTAGATGCTACGGATGCACTTGCCGTTGCAATTTGCCACTTTATGCACGCAAAAACCAAAGCTCTCACAGGAAACAACTCTAGTAAAAAAGGCTGGGCGGCATTCGTAAGTGAAAACAAGGGTAGGGTAAAAGGAGGAACTTGA
- a CDS encoding Lysylphosphatidylglycerol synthase TM region translates to MERITSLFSGKVIFHVLKLAIFAGLLYVLLKRWLDQPLSLSYLSQVFASKEGVFYFISCIALILPNWLIEAHIWRKLIEKIHFHTLFQSLQSVLSGLTLGILTPFMTGDYVGRVMKLPAGKKKAGIGANLAGSYIFTLLSIHLGALGLGYFLYYVQQDSNQLYFVLFYAMCIASVLGVVLLLSKAPAWLARIKFLTPYLAAFLSYSPSKLLEIYLLALFRYCVFLFQFVLMFWAFDVSVPIVPLVGGILVIFLAKTIGSGINIFGDLTSRELVGIAYFNLFGADPGAVAWVIFLLWLVNIIIPAFAGLFFISKIKKLNLRGA, encoded by the coding sequence TTGGAACGAATTACCTCGCTGTTTTCTGGAAAAGTAATTTTCCACGTGCTAAAGTTAGCCATTTTTGCGGGCTTGCTTTATGTTCTTTTGAAAAGGTGGCTCGATCAACCGTTATCACTTTCTTACTTATCGCAAGTATTTGCTAGTAAAGAAGGAGTCTTTTACTTCATTAGCTGTATTGCTCTTATTTTACCCAACTGGCTAATAGAAGCTCATATTTGGCGAAAATTGATTGAAAAAATTCACTTCCATACCTTGTTCCAATCTTTACAGTCCGTTTTGAGCGGACTAACACTCGGCATACTAACACCCTTTATGACCGGCGATTATGTAGGCAGAGTGATGAAACTACCTGCCGGCAAAAAGAAAGCTGGTATTGGTGCAAACCTTGCTGGAAGTTATATTTTCACACTTTTATCTATTCACTTAGGAGCTTTGGGGCTGGGTTATTTTTTGTACTACGTTCAACAAGATAGCAACCAGCTTTACTTTGTTTTATTTTATGCCATGTGCATTGCATCGGTGCTGGGAGTTGTTCTTTTACTTTCTAAAGCTCCTGCATGGCTAGCTAGAATAAAGTTTCTGACTCCCTATTTAGCAGCTTTCCTATCATACAGCCCAAGCAAACTATTGGAGATTTACCTCTTAGCACTATTTCGATATTGTGTATTTCTGTTTCAATTTGTGCTGATGTTTTGGGCTTTCGATGTGAGCGTACCCATTGTTCCCTTAGTTGGTGGTATTTTGGTAATCTTTTTGGCCAAAACCATAGGCTCTGGAATCAATATCTTTGGAGATCTTACCAGCCGTGAACTTGTAGGAATTGCCTATTTCAATTTATTTGGAGCTGATCCCGGAGCAGTAGCGTGGGTTATCTTTTTACTCTGGTTAGTAAATATTATCATACCTGCCTTTGCTGGTTTATTTTTCATTTCGAAGATTAAAAAGCTAAATTTACGTGGAGCTTAA
- a CDS encoding Outer membrane protein TolC, with translation MRKINFLIFFGLAINLNALAQPLLSKQEAIGLAMEKNFNIKIAENSIRIAEGNADKDNFGYKPTVNISAGGNYNLDNSKASFQDGREVSLNFAASNSLNSAVNLNYVLFDGYNRKYNLERGQQSVVASQINARLALESVLFQVFNSYYETARIESDYLNLTEILSISKERLERSKVNFEYGKGTSLDVSNAEVDVNTDSIAVLNQKQLLANAKHNLNFVLNNNVLADFRVDTNVVFARTLSKDMLLEELVNENTQILLAKSDIKLSEIDEKLTVTSRLPTVSLNGDYGINLSNNNPASFLSRATSNGLTTNLSVSWNVFDGGRRNIQEQNAKIARLSREFNYDLVYQQAIRDFENAWTTYQNRLEIWNALKQNVITSRLNFQRSEERYRLGQITSTDFRQAQSNLINALTARNRAKFDAKLSEVQVYNIAGKIQDVEY, from the coding sequence ATGCGTAAAATTAATTTTCTAATATTTTTTGGTTTAGCAATCAATCTCAATGCACTTGCACAGCCTCTATTGAGCAAGCAAGAAGCTATTGGATTAGCGATGGAAAAGAACTTTAACATCAAAATTGCCGAGAACTCGATAAGGATAGCAGAAGGAAATGCTGATAAAGATAATTTCGGATACAAGCCTACAGTTAATATTAGTGCAGGTGGAAATTACAATCTAGATAATTCCAAAGCATCCTTTCAAGACGGAAGAGAAGTAAGTCTAAACTTTGCTGCTTCTAATAGCCTCAATTCCGCGGTAAACCTCAACTACGTACTTTTTGATGGTTATAACCGAAAATACAACCTCGAAAGGGGCCAGCAAAGTGTTGTAGCTTCTCAAATAAATGCTCGTTTGGCTTTGGAAAGTGTACTTTTTCAAGTCTTTAACTCATATTACGAAACGGCAAGAATAGAGAGTGACTACCTTAACTTAACTGAAATTTTAAGTATTTCGAAAGAAAGACTGGAGCGTTCAAAAGTTAATTTCGAATATGGAAAAGGTACTTCATTAGATGTCTCTAATGCAGAAGTTGATGTTAACACAGATAGCATCGCAGTACTTAACCAAAAGCAATTGCTAGCCAATGCAAAGCATAACCTAAATTTCGTACTCAACAACAATGTCTTGGCAGACTTTAGAGTTGATACCAATGTGGTTTTTGCTAGAACATTATCGAAAGATATGCTTTTGGAAGAATTAGTAAATGAAAATACCCAAATCCTATTGGCTAAATCGGATATTAAATTGAGCGAGATTGATGAAAAATTAACAGTTACATCAAGACTACCAACAGTTAGTTTGAATGGTGATTACGGAATTAACTTGAGTAATAACAACCCTGCATCTTTCCTATCGAGAGCTACTTCAAATGGCCTTACGACCAATCTATCTGTCAGTTGGAATGTATTTGACGGAGGAAGAAGAAATATTCAGGAGCAAAATGCTAAAATCGCTAGATTGAGTAGAGAATTCAACTATGATTTGGTTTACCAACAAGCAATTAGAGATTTTGAAAATGCTTGGACCACTTACCAAAACCGATTAGAAATTTGGAATGCTTTGAAACAAAACGTTATCACAAGTAGGTTAAACTTCCAAAGGTCAGAAGAACGTTACCGTCTTGGTCAAATCACTTCAACAGATTTTCGTCAAGCTCAATCCAATCTTATAAATGCACTTACAGCTCGTAACCGAGCTAAGTTTGACGCAAAATTAAGTGAGGTTCAGGTGTATAATATTGCAGGTAAAATTCAAGATGTCGAATATTAA
- a CDS encoding Lysophospholipase L1: MSNINKILVVLFLLSSGNAICQQIANQDTYLEDIKEKLNVKWPANRTINLVFHGHSVPSGYFKTPIVSTFEAYPFLLHQAVKAIYPYAVINLINTAIGGENSESGAKRFKKEVLNHKPDVLFIDYALNDRRIGLEKAKKSWEKMIKLALKKDIKVILLSPTPDMQVDLKLSNTVLDDHTAQIKKLAEKYEIGFVDSYQLFKTKAVDGENIENYMSQGNHPNHAGHLLVLSELITWF; the protein is encoded by the coding sequence ATGTCGAATATTAATAAAATTCTTGTTGTTTTATTTTTGTTGTCAAGTGGCAATGCCATTTGTCAACAAATTGCTAATCAAGATACCTATTTAGAAGACATTAAGGAAAAACTAAACGTGAAATGGCCTGCCAATAGAACTATTAATTTGGTATTTCACGGGCATTCTGTTCCTTCAGGATATTTCAAAACACCCATTGTCAGTACTTTTGAAGCCTATCCTTTTCTTTTGCACCAAGCTGTAAAAGCAATTTATCCTTACGCAGTAATTAATCTAATTAATACGGCTATCGGCGGTGAAAATTCTGAAAGCGGTGCTAAGAGGTTCAAAAAGGAAGTATTGAACCATAAGCCTGATGTACTTTTTATTGATTACGCATTGAATGACAGACGAATTGGTCTTGAAAAAGCAAAGAAGTCTTGGGAAAAGATGATCAAACTTGCCCTGAAAAAAGATATCAAGGTCATTCTGCTTAGCCCTACTCCGGACATGCAAGTAGATCTTAAATTGTCAAACACAGTTTTGGATGATCACACGGCTCAAATCAAAAAACTTGCTGAGAAGTATGAAATCGGTTTTGTAGATAGCTACCAACTTTTCAAAACAAAAGCAGTTGATGGCGAAAATATTGAGAACTACATGTCCCAAGGAAATCACCCAAATCACGCTGGACACCTTCTCGTTTTGAGTGAATTAATCACTTGGTTTTAA